The sequence GTGTTGGGTTTTTCCTCCAGGATAATACGCCGTGCTCTGAGCCCGTAGAGGGAGGGAGTCCCTGGTGGTAAATAGACACTTTGTTATGGTGTGAAAAGCACCACTACTACTGTTGCCACGCTTCGGGCGCAGGTAAATATTAACATTATCAATTGTAAACCATGTGCCAGTTTTTTAATATTAAGTAACTAGCTAGGCCTCTGAAATTCGTTAATGTTGGCTCTAGTTGATTGtttaattttttttgtttttgaggTGGGGAGAGTCGTCCTAAGCATGTAAAGTTAAAAGAGTTGATATTTCACACCTCGCTAGCTAACGTCAACTAGCTTGTTGCTAGCTTGTGGCTAGCTTGTTGCTAGCTTGTGGCTAGGCTTGTTGCTAGCTTGTTGCTAGCTTGTGGCTAGGCTTGTTGCTAGCTTGTTGCTAGCTTGTTGCTAGGCTTGTTGCTAGCTTGTTGCTAGGCTTGTGGCTAGGCTTGTGGCTAGCTTGTTGCTAGGCTTGTTGCTAGCTTGTTGCTAGGCTTGTGGCTAGGCTTGTGGCTAGCTTGTTGCTAGGCTTGTGGCTAGCTTGTGGCTAGGCTTGTGGCTAGCTTGTTGCTAGGCTTGTGGCTAGCTTGTGGCTAGGCCCTTAGGACGTGCTTCGGGAATCCCTTTCAGTTTGACTTGAGTCTAATTTTCTAGTCATCGTAACGTTAACGATATGTAACGTTAACGATATGATCTATTCCATTGGAATTGATTCTGAATCACGAATTTAATAGACCGGTAGCTAACGCTAGCTGGCTAGCGAGTGTTTGACAGCAAGCTAACGATCAGCTAGCTTCACGATGAAACCACATGGCTGCCTACCGGttcgctaacgttagctgacGACCGGCTTTTCCCCTTACGGTACCGTCACCGTGCATTTAAAAGTGCAGATGCATTCGGTCGATGGTATCTAAATCTATTTAGTCGTGATACTTGTAAACTGGCTAGCGTATTGCTAAGCTAACGTTACCGGTGCTAACTAACTTTTCTCTGCCTACATTGATTGTCAGAGATATTTAGCCACTTACTACCTAGTTAGCATGTTGGCTAACTTACCAAGCTAACTATGAACTAGGATTGCTTGCAATTTATCTAGGAAGCTGTTATTCCACATGCTGTTGTATTTATAGATTCATGTTGTCACTTAATCAGACCACTTGTGTCAACTTTCATTATTCCGTTTACTTTTTAAATATCATCTATGGATTTGTTTTGTTTCAGTGGCATGGTGATCCCCTGGTTCCCTCAATTCCCTGATGTGTCAGCCAAAGTCCATGCCAGGAGGGTGTGTGATGGCACTTGATGGCCTCCAATGGAGCTGAAGACAAGTTGAATACAAGGGCCTCCTGCTCCCGGTCATCAACTCTCATTATTCGAGCCAAGTCAGCAGTGTTTCATACTGCTGACAGTCCCACTAGGCCCTTCAGCTCGCATGAGAAGAAGACCCTTAAATCCTGTGCCAGTGTCCCCCGGGTCACCAGTGACTCTATAGGTCAGCTGAATGCGAGGGTGGGTCAGACTCAGAACAACCACCTCCATACTGCCTCAGGGACCCCTCTACAACGTGCCTACAACCGTTCTGTGCCTGCTGCCACTTACCTAGCTAACAAGCCACAGCGTCCTGGTAGCGCAGCTGCTAATTTAGCTAATGGTCACTGTCAACCAACTGTTCTCTCTAAGAGTACACAGATATCTAGTGCTGACATTATCTCATACAGACATAACCCCGGTGTGTTAGAGCCAACCGTAAATAGCTATCGGCCCAGCTGCAACTTGGAATCACTAAATTTAAGATCACGGATCCTGGTCCGAAAAAGAGCCTTGTCGCCCCAGCCTGCTCCCTATCCAACGTGCCCCTGTCCACCAAAGGCAGAACGTGTCCCAGACTCGCAGAACAACGCTGCTTCACAGCCTGCTgaaagcaccaccaccaccagcatgcCCACCAACCAGTCAGTCCCCTGGACCAGTGGCAAGCTGAGAGACAATAGCAAAGGGTTTATGAGGCCCACTATGGGTAAAGTGCCTTCCTGTCCCAGACAGGAGACTACCCAGACAAGAGACTCAGCAAAACCTTTGTCTCCCCAGACCAAATCGGCCTCCTATTGCCGTAGCGGGGACAATGGGGATGGCAAAACCCAGACTAAGTTCACACACCACCCCCCAAACACTGTGCCTTTGCAGGATAGGTCATCCCACCACCAGGATGTGTCACTGGATCAGACATGGAGGCTCCAGGACCCGCATCAGTTTGAGAGCCTGATGGCAGCAGACATGGAGGGTCACTCCCAGAGGCTGGGCTTTTGTGCTGCTGTCCATGGGGCTCCTGGAGCTCATcataacacagcaacagagaGGATCAGGAAGGTCAACTCTGAGGTGGAGTTTACTGAGGCTGTGAGGAAGCTGACCCAGTCACGGAGCGCGCTCACCCCTCATCCCAGGAACGGGACTGTTAATAGTTTTACTACTGGAACATCAGGGTCCAACGTGGATCCAGTCCAGATTGGCAAAGCAATGACTAATAGCCCTGTCATCTCTGTCAGCCACAGCCCTGCTCCAGCCAAACCCTCTGTACCACTCTGCCTTACTATGAGAGACCAGCCTGTGTCCATGGAGACCTCCAGTGCCTCTGGCCTCGACAGTAACACCACAACAAACAGTAGTAGCACAACAGCCTCCATGGCACCTCTACCCCATGCAGGGATAACTCCAACACAGTCCTCTACCCAGGCCAGTGCCACAGCTATTTCTACTGCAGGGATAACTCcgacccagtcctatacccagaACAGTGCCACAGCTAGTTCTGGTGCTAGTTCCATCCCAGAGAACACTGAGATGGGTTCTGAGTCCGCCTCAGATACTTCTCAGAGTCAGAGGCCTTCTGTCACCTCGGTGACCACCCAGATATCAGCCATACACCTGACCCAGGAGAGGAGTGTCTTGTCTCTACAGGGCGGCTACAGCCCCTCCCGGTCCCCTCCTGGCCTGGGGGAGGAACAACAGGCTGAGTCACCTCAGCTCTCCAGGTTAGTTCTGTTCTCCCACATACTACGAGCTGTTGTTAGACAAGATGGCATAGCATGTTTTGAGAGCTGGAACGGGACTATATAAATCCATTACATTATTTGTATTTAGTAGATAAATACTGAATGTATTGTCCGTGAATTGAATTAATTCATTAAGCTCTGTTGTGT comes from Oncorhynchus gorbuscha isolate QuinsamMale2020 ecotype Even-year unplaced genomic scaffold, OgorEven_v1.0 Un_scaffold_2413, whole genome shotgun sequence and encodes:
- the LOC124025754 gene encoding serine-rich adhesin for platelets-like; its protein translation is MASNGAEDKLNTRASCSRSSTLIIRAKSAVFHTADSPTRPFSSHEKKTLKSCASVPRVTSDSIGQLNARVGQTQNNHLHTASGTPLQRAYNRSVPAATYLANKPQRPGSAAANLANGHCQPTVLSKSTQISSADIISYRHNPGVLEPTVNSYRPSCNLESLNLRSRILVRKRALSPQPAPYPTCPCPPKAERVPDSQNNAASQPAESTTTTSMPTNQSVPWTSGKLRDNSKGFMRPTMGKVPSCPRQETTQTRDSAKPLSPQTKSASYCRSGDNGDGKTQTKFTHHPPNTVPLQDRSSHHQDVSLDQTWRLQDPHQFESLMAADMEGHSQRLGFCAAVHGAPGAHHNTATERIRKVNSEVEFTEAVRKLTQSRSALTPHPRNGTVNSFTTGTSGSNVDPVQIGKAMTNSPVISVSHSPAPAKPSVPLCLTMRDQPVSMETSSASGLDSNTTTNSSSTTASMAPLPHAGITPTQSSTQASATAISTAGITPTQSYTQNSATASSGASSIPENTEMGSESASDTSQSQRPSVTSVTTQISAIHLTQERSVLSLQGGYSPSRSPPGLGEEQQAESPQLSSPQSVAMQEDGDRGEEDYPDDELENDCSGDDDDDDEGSDCSSMNDASSTASIPVLPNITDEELMSPELEDEGAEASSGPQHVPPHSPYTVFQYCQPESGALPPEQRKLLKWKMSTVTPNIVKHTIARSHLKSPR